In the Sedimentisphaera cyanobacteriorum genome, ATCGGCATTTTTGTCTTTGTCCCTTCAATCGCCCCGTGTCTTCCTGATGTTTGGATGTTTTCAGGGATATCCGAGATGAACAGCTCAACCAAATCCTCGCCTGCTTCTGTTTTTAGTGTTCCTAAATATGCCTGTGCCCGCTGGTATGTACCGTTGGCTTTCAAGTATCCCTTACTGCCTACCCAAGCATTGCTGAATGCCCTGCTGATCTGGTTTGAGCCCGGCTCGGGGTCGGGAACAACCTTAGCAGCGAGGACGGAAAAGCATCTGCCGGAATGGTTTTCTGTCTGGGTATGCCCTGAAACCTCTACAGGCAGGCCTCTTTTCATAACGCCCACCGAGCGAAGATTCAGCTTTCTGCCGGTTTCCTCCTCGAGCTCGGCCATAAGGGCATCGTTGTATGTAAAACCGATCCATTCGCCGTCGCCGCTGAACTGATGGGCGTGCGTTCCTCCCCGAAGGGCTCCAGGCGTAAACGGCGGGTAAACATCCCTTGCGTCCATATAGACGCCCTTCCCCGAGCTTTTGCTTTCATCCGCCATAACGCACGTCCTTCGGTGGAAGTCGTAGGGGCGTGATTTCGAGGCGTTTTTTATTCCTCTGATGAATATAATCTGATCTTTAGAGGGGTGATAAGTAGGCGTACCGCAGCCCGGGCCGTATTCATTCTGCCCGGGCACTTCATAAACCCTCTGTATCTTTCCTGTTTGCGTGTTTACCTTTTCGATATACGGATTTGAGCCCATAAGCGGCCCGTCTGCCCGTGTATCGTAAACGATCCACTCCCCGTCCGGCGAAAAGCTGCCGTAGGGACTTATGTAATGATTTTCCGGCTGATTTGTGAGCTGTATTGATTTGCCAGCTCCGGATATATCGCTATTTTTGTTTACGCTAACATCGCCCATAGGAAAGGCGGACGCTGTAATTACAAGTAAAATTGTGCAGAGAGACGCTTTCATTTTTTACCCCGCAGAAACAGTTTGCTCATATTTTCGGGAGATCTCATCGCAGAGCCTGATAAATTCAGCAACTTTCTCATCCTCGGTATCAGATTCAATATCCGCAGCGACAATATCGCAGGGCCCGTACTCTGAGGCAGCTTTCAAAAGGTCTTCACGAATCTGCTTTATGTCTTTGTTTTTCACGTCCATTGGGGTGTACATCAGAGATCTTCTTGCATTTGGAAAGAGCTTTTTAGCGAGCTGTAAATCAGAGTTGATGCCCATATCGATATATGCAACGTACGGGATTTTTGCGTATTCTTCGAGGTAAGGCGTTGCGTTCCAAGCGCAGTTGTGCAGGCCGAAGCAGCTGTCTCTTTCGGCAATTTTGATGTCCTGAGCGAGCAGGTATTCTCTGTACTGCTCAGGAGAGATCATATTTACAAGGCAGTTACTTATATTGGAAAAGCTGTTTTCAAAGCCGCTCTCGCTTTGTATTTTCTGAACGACAGTGCTTGCCTCGAGCATTGTTTTGCGTATCACATCAAACAGATGTCTGCATCTTTCGGGTTTATCGAAAAGGTCGAGGAAGAGCTCTTCGCCTCGCAGCCTCTGGGCATTGTTCAGCACTCCCTGCCAGTTTATGAAGCCCTTGATTATTCCGTGTTTGGATTTAATTTTTTCAAGCTGGCCGAGCAGGTTCTGGAAGATCTCGCTGCTTTGCAAGTTTGGAACTTCGAGATTGTCTATCTGGTCTGCTGAGAGGTAGTCTTTGCTTGTGCATGGCCAGTTGTCTCTGGAGTACACAATAGGTATTCCGAACATGGCTGAGATAATGCATGCGCCGAAAGTTCCAGTCAGGAAATCCGGCTGCATTTCAGGCTGGTCTATAGCTGCGATTGAGGAGTTCGGGAAGCGTTTCTCAATCTCCGCTTTCATCATATTTACTGTCTGCTCGCGGTAGTCCGGGTCTGTATGCCATTTCTCGCCGAAATCTATATCCAGCGACTGACGGTACCATTTCGGGGTGAAGCCGATTTCCGGCCTCAGCCAAGGCAGATTTCCTTTCGCAGGGCGTCTTGTGGCCGGTGCTCCGGGAGCTATATAGCTTATAAGCTGCTGCATATCTATGTCCTTCTTTTCACTATTTTCGTTATCAGCAGCCCTGCTACAAGTATTACCATTGTTCCGAATACAGGAATCAGAAACGAATGAAGATGGCTTTTCAGGTGGTCTGGAAGAGCGCCAATCTTCGGAGATAATGTCATATATGCTATAACAATCAGCCCCATTATCACTGAGGCAGCTGCGATTGGACTGCTTGCCCTTCTGCTTATCAGCCCGAGCAGGAAGAGCCCGAGCATACCGCCGCCGAAAATTCCTGCAAGCGTCCACCACGCATCAAGCGCACTGGTTATGTTCACCAGCAGAAGCGCCGTACCAGTCCCCAAGAGTCCCCAGAGGATAGTAGCGGTGTATATTGCAAGCATGGACTGCCTTTCGGTGTGTTTTTTATTTATAAATCGCTGATACCAGTCTGTTGTTATAAGGGTTGCCGATGAGTTCAGACTCGTTGAAACAGTACTCATCGCTGCTGCAAAAATAGCGGCAATCAAAAGCCCCGTTACGCCAACAGGGAGCTGCTTGCCGATGAAGTGCGGAAACACCTTGTCTCCCATTTCAGAAACAGTAACAGTTTCAGCTCGTTCTTCAAGCCTCTCTTTAAAATCTGCGTCGTTTTCAGAAACGTTTTCTCTTAAAAGCTGCTGCTCTGCTACAGTATATCTAACTTCCTGCATATACTCAGGGTGGGTCTGGTAGTAGGCGTAGAGCTGAGTACCGATAAAGAAGAATACAGCCGAAACGGGAAGGTAAAGCAGTCCTCCGAGCCAGATGCTCTTGCGCGCTTCTTTTGTGTTTTTAGAGGCGATGTAGCGCTGGATATAGCTCTGGTCGATTCCGAAATTCTGCAGGTTTATCACCACGCCGTAAACCAGTACAACCCAGAAAGTTGCGTTGGTGAGCGAGGGGCCGAAGCTTCCGAGGCTGAATTTATCATTCGCCGCAGCTATCTCAAATACCTGCCCTGGCCCTTCCGGCATATTCATAAGCATCATAACCGAGCAGGCAATCGCACCAACCATCAGAACAATAGCCTGAAGCGCATCTGCCCAGATAATCGCTGCGATTCCGCCAACGAATGAATAAACCGTAACAGAGAGCCCCGTGAAAAGTATGATAAGCCTTATATCTTTACCGAGAAGTACGCTCAGAGGCAGAGCCATCAGATACATCACAACACCCATTCTCGCAAGCTGGGTGAGGACGTAGAAGAAGCTCGCATACATCCTTGCCCAAGTGCCGAATCGGTGCTCAAGGTGGGCATAGGCTGAAACTTCCCCCGTCTTGCGGTAGTATGGCAGGAAAAACTTCACAGCTATCCACGTTGCCACAGGAATAGATAGGCTAAATACAAACGGATTCCAGTTTCCGCCGAACGATTTGCCCGGCAGGCCGAGAAAGCTGATGCTGCTGAGGTATGTGGCGAAGATTGACAGCCCGCATGCCCAGCCGGGAAGCGCCCTGCTCGCTGCGGTAAAACCTTCGACTGATCGGCTTTTGCGGTAGAAGTAGAAGCCGATTCCCATAGTGAGAACAAAATAGAGAGCGAGAATCACCCAGTCTGCGGCGGTGAAATACGTTTCAACTTTCATAGCCTATTGGTCTCCTGTTAAACTAATTTTTGAGGCCATTATAATCATTACAGCCCATTACAGGCAACTATTTGTTTTGGTGAAGTGCGGAATAATCGCAGCTGATACTGCTTAGCTCTTCATTGTTTTCAGAGATGAACTTCTTTATCCGCTGCCGGTGTGATGCATCGGCCGGCTGAAGGGGGCTGGCTACAAAATCCGGACACAGATCTTTTTCGTAAAGGGCATACTTTAGCCCAGAGATATAGCTGGGCTCATAAATGTTTTCAGCCATTTGGCCTATAAGGCTTTTGCAGTATTCAGATGTCGCTTCGTCTTTGAGTACTAAAGACTGGTACAACCTTGCGAAAAGCCCGGGGAAAAGGTTAGCCCCGCCTGTGATTCCGCCGTCTGCTCCTAATGAGACAGCCTCATCAAGCAGCAATTCAGGCCCTATCATCACAGACCAGTCCGGGCGAATTTGCTTCAGCTCTGTAACCCGCCGGAAATAATCCATATCTGCCGAGCTGTCTTTAACGCCTGTTATACCAGGCAGTTCTGCAAGCTTTCTCAGCGTTTCCACCTCAAAAACTGTCTTAGTGCAGCTGGGCATATTATAGAGGAAAATCGGGAGGCTTATTTGCGAATGAAGCTTTTTAATATATTCGTAAAGCTCGTTTTGAGTGATAGGGAAATAGTACGGCGAGCAAACCACAACAGCATCCGCACCGTTCTGTTCAGCCTCTCGGGCAAGCTCGAGCGTTTCTGGCAGGCAGGTGGTTGTTATGCCTGCAAGCACCAGAACCCGCTGATTTATAAACCTGCAGCTGCGCCTGATAATCTCTTTTTTGACACTAATGCCAAGGCTCGCTGCCTCGCCTGTAGTACCGAGTACAAAAATCCCGTTCACACCGCCTGCAATTATATGCTCTATAATCGCACTGAGCTTTTCAGTATTGAGCTTCTCCTCAGTTTCCATGGGTGTAACCAACGGCGGGATTATTCCCTTAAACTGCTTGTTTTTTGTAAATTCCATAATTTTCCTTGAATTATCATTAGTCTGCTAAAACGTTTTTATTAAGCTAAATTGTAATCAATGTTTAGCAAAAGGTCAATAGGAAAAAGGTTTTTTCTGCTAATTATAGAAAAAAAGTTACGGGTCAATTCAAGTTTCGGGTTTATATATCTATTTCGAAGTTGGCAATACTGCCTCTTCTAGTTGATTCTCTCAGCACGGGCATAACCGGAACCACTACTTGAGTGGGCATAGAAATTTTACCATTGAGCTGCTTGAAAAGCAGTCTTACGGCTTCTTCGTGAAGGTTGTACTGTGATCTGGTGAATGTGCTTAATGGAGGGTCGATGTACGGGGAAACAGAGGAATCACCAGTTCCTATTACTGCTATATCGTCAGGGATTTTAAGCCCTTTTTTCTTCACAGCGTGATAAGAACCTACAGCAAGCGAATCGGTTATCGTGTAGAGCCCGTCGATTTTTTCGCCTGAATCGAGGAAGTTTTTCATTGCTTCGTACCCGTTTTTTTCGGTGAAACCATCTGCTACTATTTCAACAGGCTTGTTTCCGCTCAATTTCTCGGCATCCTCCCTGAAACCTTCAATACGTGCTATGGTGGTTTGGGTGAGGATTTTAGAGTACAGGATTACTGGATTCCTGCTGCCTGAAGAATAAAGAATATCCGCCGCCTGACGGCCTGTCATATGAGCCACTGTTTTCACTGAGGAGTAGTGAGGGATGTCCCTGCCTATAAACACAACAGGGGAGCTTATTACGTTTTCTGCAAGGAATTCATCGTCTGTGGGTATTGTATTAGCTATCAGGGCTGCATTGAATCTTGTTCCGTCCAGAAGGCCCGGAAGCTCCTTTACCCGCCCTGCCTCGAACATATCTACAGTTACATTGAAGTTTATATCCTTATATTCGGCTTCATTTCCCACCCTCTGGAGAGTAGTAATAACTGAGCTTATAAGCGGCAGAGGCGCCTGAAAAGACGTTAGAACAGCTATGGTGATTGGATAGCTGCTGGAGCTGTAAGACCGCAGCATTCTCGCTGAAATATTCGGAAGGTAGCCGATCTCTCGGGCTGCCTGCTGAACCCTCTTTACTGTTTCCGGAGATATCCTGCGTTCCTCTTGCCTGTTGTTCAGCACAGAGGAAATTGTAGAAATTGAAACCCCGAGCTTCTTCGAGAGCTGCCTTATTGTTACCTGTTTATTTTTTTCCATGATTAATCTTTAAGGTTATATATAGTTTTGCTTGAAAAAAACGCACCTTCTGCCGCAGTAAAAATTCTCATTAGTCATTCTGTATTATACAGTTATTGGCGGAAAGGTGTACCGAAAATTAAAAAAAAACGTTTTAGTTTAATATGATAAATGATATAAGTCAGCGTATGGCTATATTAATATTGCATCATCGAATTGAGCAACTTGCTTTTATGAAAAGTCGTTTTTATGCGAAAGGTGTTATCATGAAAAGTTTTGTAACATTATGTACTATTATGTTGTTAGCTGTTGGAGCTAATGTAATGGGGGCTCTTAACTTGTATTGCGGGTACGACTACGCCGGAGACACAATTGACGGCCAGTCATCCGGGAATGACATAGGCCTCTTGGAAAGCTGGTCTGCGAGCGGCTTCGGATTGGGCAGTGGCAGTTTGGATTATCCACTGAATGCTGGATTTTCGACACTCGGAAATAGAGTCGTTGCATATTCGTCTGTGCAAATTACAGGCTCCAGGCAAATGGCTTCCGCTGCCGAGATTGATTTAGGAGTTGATAAGGATTATTATATCAGCTACCTGCTTCGAAAAGATGGTAATAGATATGTCGGCTTTCAGCTGAATGGTGTTGGTGTGCCCTTTATCGAAATGGGAATCGGGCACGGCAACGATTTTAGAGTATGCGTTGAAGATGAAGGCTGCGTGGAAGCTGAATTCGATGCAGTTGCCGGTTCAACATATCTTATTGTCTGCAAAATTGAGGCCAGAGTTGCCGAAGATGATAAGATTTACATGAAAATATACGAAAATACAGAAGCAGTCGATATCAATGAACCCCTTGAAAGTGAATATGACGTGTCGAATTCTGCTAATTTGGGTGGTACTTACGACACAGTTTTATTCAGGTCCAATGCTGAGGTCAATTTAGAAGTTGATGAATTGCGTATTGGAGATTATTGGTATGACGTAGCCTATGGTTCCCCTGAATTTGCTTATGACCCGTATCCTGCTAACGGAGCAACAGCTGTAGCTACTGACCCTGAATTAAATTGGCAGTCTGCAAATAGTTCAGCAACTTATGATGTTTATTTTGGAACTGACCCAAACTCACTTTCACAGGTTGCTACTTCAATCAGCGAGACCTCTTGGCCTCTCAGTTCGCTCTCTGTAGGTACTCAATATTTCTGGCGCGTTGATACAGTTAGCGGTGCTACTGTTGTTACCAGTGAAGTATGGACATTTACTACAGCCGGTAAGGCCGAAAATCCAAAACCCGAAAACAATTCAGAAAACAACTCAGTAAATCCGCAGCTTACGTGGAGTGGTAATCCATTATCAGACTCATATGACATTTATTTTGGAGATTCGGCGCAAAATCTTAATTTCGTATCCAATGTAACAGAGGAGAGCTATCAAATTACTGATGCGCTCAATGAGGACAGTGTATATTTCTGGCGTATTGATACGCTTGACAGTGAGGGTAACTTGCTTGAAACAGGCGATGTATGGCAGTTTACAACTGGCAGTTTATTCGCTTACTGGAAACTGGATAAGGATAGCGGAACCAACGTGGAAAATGCTATTACAACAGGAGTTGACGGCACGATTGTTGCCCCGAATAATGATTACTCTCGCGAAGCCGGCGTTTTAGGTAAAGCTTTGAGATTAAGTCCAATCGACCAGACGAATGACAATGGTCCTCGAATAGAACTGCAAGACATTGGCTCCAATGCAGGTATCAATACAGACAAAGCCACTATTGGAATGTGGTTATATCTGGATGGACCTCAGCAGGATCCTACAGGCCTTTTCATTAACCGCGGAACCGGAACGGGATTTTGGATGGCAGGTTCCAATCGACATTTGAGATATATGTGGGACGGGGGCAATTATGGCAGCGATATTACTTTGCCGCTGAATAAATGGGTTTATTTGGCATGGGTTGTTGAGCCGAATAAGGCGAGCTTTTATTTGTTTGAAGACGGTGAGGTTCGTTCATGGGTCAACTCGCAATCTCATGGCCTTAACGCCTTCAGCGGTCCTACACGGATTGGTGCAGAAGTGTTGCCCAGAGATCGATTTTTTAAGGGATTGATAGATGAAGTTCGTGTATATAACAGACCACTGAATCTATCTGAAGTTCAGGACGTTTACGAACAAAGCTCCATTGCAAAATACCCTAATCCCTTAAATGGTGAAATAAATGTTCCAACCGACTTGACTTTGGAATGGATGCAAGGGACTGGAATGGTCTCACAGGATGTATACTTAAGCACTGATCCAGATTTCACAGGAGAGAGTCCTGTTGCAACTGGTGTTGTCTCCGAAAGTTGGCCTATATCTGATTTGGATTTGGATATGGAGTACTACTGGAGAGTTGATACGGTTACCGATGCAAACTCGATTCAAGGAAATGTATGGAGTTTTGAGACAATTCCTCCAAAGGCATACGATCCAACGCCAAGTAATGACGCAGTTGATGTAGCTCCGGATCAGGATCTATCTTGGACTCCTGCCCCGGGTGGTCCTTATGAACATCAGGTTTACTTAAGCACAGATTTAACTGAAGTAAATGAACGGCAAGCGGCAGCCTATCAGGGAGAATTTAGCTCTGCCACTTTTGACCCCGCTGATTTAGAATGGAATACAAAGTACTACTGGGCTGTCGATGAGTACGATGGAGCAAATCTCTATTCCGGCGAACTTTGGAATTTCACTACTATTACGCCGGTTTGCGATCCTCCTCTCGCAGCGGACTTGAACGGCGACTGTATAGTAACCATGGATGACTTTTCTGTGATGGCTTTACAGTGGCTGCAGTGCAACCTTGTCCCTGTTGAAGCTTGCCCGTAAATGAAAAACTAATTTCATTTGTTACATGAGAGCATGAACTTACTTAACTAAACAACAAGCCGCAATGAGTGTTATATCCGTTGCGGCTTGTTTTAATATTAGACAAAACAGATTTGATAAAGAAGCTCAAATGCTTAGATTTATCATAAACTGAAATCAAAATGATTTTAACAAAAAAAAACGTCAACACTTACAATAATAATTAAAAGGAATAGCATGTATAAACACCTTTTATACTGGTTTTTGATTAATATGTTTTGCTGGGCAGCTTTGCCTTCGAAAGCTCATTCATCAGATTTTACAAATTCACTCGGAATGGAGATGTTCCGGATTGAAGCTGGTAAATTCGAAATGGGTGGGTCGGAGGGAGAAACATTGATCCCTTCTGATCAATGGGACGAAAAGCCGGTTCATCAGGTAACTGTCACTCAACCTTTCTACATGGCTTCAACTGAAGTTACAAATGCTCAGTATGAACAGTTTGACCCTGAACATTCCACTTTTCGCGGATTACGCGGCGTTTCTTCAGAAGACAATGATGCGGTTGTGTATGTCAGTTGGAACGAGGCCGAAGCTTTTTGTGAATGGCTCAGTCAAAAAGAAGGAAAGAATTATCGTTTGCCTACAGAGGCTGAATGGGAATATGCCTGCAGAGCGGGAACCTCAACTGCCTATTGGACAGGCAGCGAATTGCCTGAAGCTCATCATCGAAACCAGTGGGTCGAAAGACAGGGCAACCATAAGGACAGTGATTTGAGAAAGCTCAAAGGTAAAGTGGAGGTCTCTCTGCAAGTTGGAACTATGCCGCCTAATCCATGGGGCCTGCATGAGATGCATGGTAATGTTGAAGAATGGGTTTCGGACTGGTATGGTCAGTATTCAAACCATAGCTGCTTAGATCCAGTTGGACCAGCTGACGGCATGTTTAAGGTTACCCGAGGCGGGAGCCACAACACAGCATTAAAATATTTGCGATCTGCAAATCGGTCTGCGACATTACCCGAAGACAAACATTGGTTAATTGGCTTTAGAGTAGTCCAGGCACCAATGCCGGATACTGATCCAGCA is a window encoding:
- a CDS encoding sodium:solute symporter, which codes for MKVETYFTAADWVILALYFVLTMGIGFYFYRKSRSVEGFTAASRALPGWACGLSIFATYLSSISFLGLPGKSFGGNWNPFVFSLSIPVATWIAVKFFLPYYRKTGEVSAYAHLEHRFGTWARMYASFFYVLTQLARMGVVMYLMALPLSVLLGKDIRLIILFTGLSVTVYSFVGGIAAIIWADALQAIVLMVGAIACSVMMLMNMPEGPGQVFEIAAANDKFSLGSFGPSLTNATFWVVLVYGVVINLQNFGIDQSYIQRYIASKNTKEARKSIWLGGLLYLPVSAVFFFIGTQLYAYYQTHPEYMQEVRYTVAEQQLLRENVSENDADFKERLEERAETVTVSEMGDKVFPHFIGKQLPVGVTGLLIAAIFAAAMSTVSTSLNSSATLITTDWYQRFINKKHTERQSMLAIYTATILWGLLGTGTALLLVNITSALDAWWTLAGIFGGGMLGLFLLGLISRRASSPIAAASVIMGLIVIAYMTLSPKIGALPDHLKSHLHSFLIPVFGTMVILVAGLLITKIVKRRT
- a CDS encoding LacI family DNA-binding transcriptional regulator, which encodes MEKNKQVTIRQLSKKLGVSISTISSVLNNRQEERRISPETVKRVQQAAREIGYLPNISARMLRSYSSSSYPITIAVLTSFQAPLPLISSVITTLQRVGNEAEYKDINFNVTVDMFEAGRVKELPGLLDGTRFNAALIANTIPTDDEFLAENVISSPVVFIGRDIPHYSSVKTVAHMTGRQAADILYSSGSRNPVILYSKILTQTTIARIEGFREDAEKLSGNKPVEIVADGFTEKNGYEAMKNFLDSGEKIDGLYTITDSLAVGSYHAVKKKGLKIPDDIAVIGTGDSSVSPYIDPPLSTFTRSQYNLHEEAVRLLFKQLNGKISMPTQVVVPVMPVLRESTRRGSIANFEIDI
- a CDS encoding DUF3748 domain-containing protein; translation: MKASLCTILLVITASAFPMGDVSVNKNSDISGAGKSIQLTNQPENHYISPYGSFSPDGEWIVYDTRADGPLMGSNPYIEKVNTQTGKIQRVYEVPGQNEYGPGCGTPTYHPSKDQIIFIRGIKNASKSRPYDFHRRTCVMADESKSSGKGVYMDARDVYPPFTPGALRGGTHAHQFSGDGEWIGFTYNDALMAELEEETGRKLNLRSVGVMKRGLPVEVSGHTQTENHSGRCFSVLAAKVVPDPEPGSNQISRAFSNAWVGSKGYLKANGTYQRAQAYLGTLKTEAGEDLVELFISDIPENIQTSGRHGAIEGTKTKMPMPPEGAGQKRLTYTQNRKYPGIVRDPRHWVLSSSDGKYIAYLAKDDDAAVQLFAVSPTEGEPIQLTKHDTSVQDTFFWKPGSHTISYVCDNSVFSVAIENGSPSSPKKLTKRFSTHPVNPCWSRDGSKIAFNLDVSEAGEKYRQIFLLSLSEQASE
- a CDS encoding dihydrodipicolinate synthase family protein, giving the protein MEFTKNKQFKGIIPPLVTPMETEEKLNTEKLSAIIEHIIAGGVNGIFVLGTTGEAASLGISVKKEIIRRSCRFINQRVLVLAGITTTCLPETLELAREAEQNGADAVVVCSPYYFPITQNELYEYIKKLHSQISLPIFLYNMPSCTKTVFEVETLRKLAELPGITGVKDSSADMDYFRRVTELKQIRPDWSVMIGPELLLDEAVSLGADGGITGGANLFPGLFARLYQSLVLKDEATSEYCKSLIGQMAENIYEPSYISGLKYALYEKDLCPDFVASPLQPADASHRQRIKKFISENNEELSSISCDYSALHQNK
- a CDS encoding LamG-like jellyroll fold domain-containing protein translates to MAILILHHRIEQLAFMKSRFYAKGVIMKSFVTLCTIMLLAVGANVMGALNLYCGYDYAGDTIDGQSSGNDIGLLESWSASGFGLGSGSLDYPLNAGFSTLGNRVVAYSSVQITGSRQMASAAEIDLGVDKDYYISYLLRKDGNRYVGFQLNGVGVPFIEMGIGHGNDFRVCVEDEGCVEAEFDAVAGSTYLIVCKIEARVAEDDKIYMKIYENTEAVDINEPLESEYDVSNSANLGGTYDTVLFRSNAEVNLEVDELRIGDYWYDVAYGSPEFAYDPYPANGATAVATDPELNWQSANSSATYDVYFGTDPNSLSQVATSISETSWPLSSLSVGTQYFWRVDTVSGATVVTSEVWTFTTAGKAENPKPENNSENNSVNPQLTWSGNPLSDSYDIYFGDSAQNLNFVSNVTEESYQITDALNEDSVYFWRIDTLDSEGNLLETGDVWQFTTGSLFAYWKLDKDSGTNVENAITTGVDGTIVAPNNDYSREAGVLGKALRLSPIDQTNDNGPRIELQDIGSNAGINTDKATIGMWLYLDGPQQDPTGLFINRGTGTGFWMAGSNRHLRYMWDGGNYGSDITLPLNKWVYLAWVVEPNKASFYLFEDGEVRSWVNSQSHGLNAFSGPTRIGAEVLPRDRFFKGLIDEVRVYNRPLNLSEVQDVYEQSSIAKYPNPLNGEINVPTDLTLEWMQGTGMVSQDVYLSTDPDFTGESPVATGVVSESWPISDLDLDMEYYWRVDTVTDANSIQGNVWSFETIPPKAYDPTPSNDAVDVAPDQDLSWTPAPGGPYEHQVYLSTDLTEVNERQAAAYQGEFSSATFDPADLEWNTKYYWAVDEYDGANLYSGELWNFTTITPVCDPPLAADLNGDCIVTMDDFSVMALQWLQCNLVPVEACP
- a CDS encoding uroporphyrinogen decarboxylase/cobalamine-independent methonine synthase family protein encodes the protein MQQLISYIAPGAPATRRPAKGNLPWLRPEIGFTPKWYRQSLDIDFGEKWHTDPDYREQTVNMMKAEIEKRFPNSSIAAIDQPEMQPDFLTGTFGACIISAMFGIPIVYSRDNWPCTSKDYLSADQIDNLEVPNLQSSEIFQNLLGQLEKIKSKHGIIKGFINWQGVLNNAQRLRGEELFLDLFDKPERCRHLFDVIRKTMLEASTVVQKIQSESGFENSFSNISNCLVNMISPEQYREYLLAQDIKIAERDSCFGLHNCAWNATPYLEEYAKIPYVAYIDMGINSDLQLAKKLFPNARRSLMYTPMDVKNKDIKQIREDLLKAASEYGPCDIVAADIESDTEDEKVAEFIRLCDEISRKYEQTVSAG